One Malus sylvestris chromosome 14, drMalSylv7.2, whole genome shotgun sequence DNA segment encodes these proteins:
- the LOC126600845 gene encoding E3 ubiquitin-protein ligase RHF2A-like, giving the protein MEIPNKMEAKDAESHMISAAAFVEGGIQEDYGEACSICLDEFCDSDPSVVTSCKHEFHLHCILEWCQRSSQCPMCWQPISLKDPCSQELLEGVERERRFRETARNATIFHHPTLGDFQFQHLPVGTTNAELEERIIQHLAAAASMGRAHHHGRRESHRSRSSARGHPHFSVPSTHPSASPLGPVHAPGGDGEPAEITVASPSTPLTSDVDESSQRSAQYPSVQTDGISSSPSGSSRMHRNRQGNSSSHWSSTSHASSLDQDRAGPSELHSLSESLKSKFNSMSMRYKESFSRSTRGLKERLFSRSPSMSELSSEVRREVNAGIATVSRMMERLETRDNSTDNQSSVVNQNPDGSAAEQRNQNRAEIRGENPLSDNNRPGTTCAAGSTSH; this is encoded by the exons ATGGAG ATTCCAAATAAAATGGAGGCAAAGGATGCTGAAAGTCATATGATATCAGCTGCTGCATTTGTGGAAGGGGGAATACAAGAGGATTATGGCGAAGCCTGCAGCATATGCCTTGATGAGTTTTGTGACAGTGATCCATCAGTG GTTACTTCTTGCAAGCATGAGTTTCACCTCCACTGCATCCTTGAGTG GTGCCAGCGAAGCTCTCAATGTCCCATGTGTTGGCAACCCATTAGCTTGAAGGATCCTTGCAG TCAAGAATTACTGGAGGGAGTAGAACGGGAGAGAAGATTTAGGGAGACAGCAAGAAATGCAACTATATTTCATCATCCCACCCTTggcgattttcaatttcagcat TTACCTGTGGGTACTACCAATGCTGAACTTGAAGAGCGCATCATTCAGCACTTGGCCGCTGCTGCTTCTATGGGAAGGGCCCATCACCATGGTAGAAGGGAAAGCCATCGTAGCCGATCATCTGCTCGTGGTCATCCACACTTCTCGGTACCTTCTACACATCCTAGTGCATCTCCTCTTGGTCCTGTTCATGCCCCAGGAGGGGACGGTGAACCAGCTGAAATAACTGTAGCAAGTCCATCTACCCCACTTACTTCAGATGTGGATGAATCATCACAAAGGAGTGCACAATATCCTTCTGTTCAGACTGATGGAATTTCTTCCTCACCATCTGGGTCTTCACGCATGCATAGAAATCGTCAAGGAAATTCCTCTAGTCATTG GAGCTCTACTAGCCATGCCTCATCGTTGGATCAGGACAGAGCAGGACCATCAGAACTTCACTCTCTTTCAGAGTCTCTGAAATCTAAGTTTAATTCCATGTCAATGAG GTACAAGGAATCATTTTCGAGGAGTACACGAGGATTGAAGGAGAGGCTGTTCTCCCGTAGCCCTTCTATGTCGGAACTCAGTTCTGAAGTTCGTAGAGAGGTTAATGCTGGAATTGCCACCGTATCTCGAATGATGGAGCGCCTTGAGACAAGAGACAATAGTACAGACAACCAGTCTTCTGTAGTGAATCAGAATCCAGATGGTTCTGCTGCAGAGCAGAGGAACCAGAACCGTGCAGAGATCCGTGGAGAAAACCCTTTGAGCGACAACAATAGGCCTGGTACTACTTGTGCCGCAGGTTCCACTTCACATTGA
- the LOC126600842 gene encoding 40S ribosomal protein S5 — translation MAAADVAAPVLEPTLAHYDVKLFNRWSFDDVQVSDISLADYVGVAPSKHATYVPHTAGRYSVKRFRKAQCPIVERLTNSLMMHGRNNGKKLMAVRIVRHAMEIIHLLTDLNPIQVIVDAVVNSGPREDATRIGSAGVVRRQAVDISPLRRVNQAIYLLTTGARESAFRNVKTIAECLADELINAAKGSSNSYAIKKKDEIERVAKANR, via the exons ATGGCCGCTGCGGATGTTGCTGCTCCTGTATTGGAACCAACGCTGGCGCACTATGACGTGAAGCTCTTCAACCGCTGGAGCTTCGATGATGTCCAG GTCAGTGACATTTCACTGGCGGATTACGTTGGAGTTGCACCTTCCAAGCATGCAACTTACGTACCACACACTGCTGGGAGATACTCGGTCAAGCGATTCAGGAAAGCTCAGTGCCCTATTGTGGAGAGGCTTACAAACTCACTCATGATGCACGGCAGAAACAATGGAAAGAAACTCATGGCTGTCAGGATTGTTAGGCACGCAATGGAAATTATTCATTTGCTAACTGATCTGAACCCAATCCAAGTTATTGTTGATGCTGTTGTTAACAG CGGTCCACGTGAAGATGCAACTCGTATTGGATCTGCTGGAGTTGTTAGGCGTCAGGCTGTGGATATCTCGCCTTTGAGGCGTGTGAATCAGGCTATCTATCTCCTCACAACTGGTGCTCGTGAGTCTGCTTTCAGGAACGTCAAAACTATTGCCGAGTGTTTGGCCGATGAGCTTATTAATGCTGCCAAAGGTTCCTCTAACAG TTATGCAATCAAGAAGAAGGATGAGATTGAAAGAGTTGCCAAGGCCAACCGTTAA
- the LOC126600843 gene encoding fasciclin-like arabinogalactan protein 16 — MGSQIYGRCFFFVFALILSAASAALPSNKSSTTAVNSNSVLVALLDSHYTELAELVEKALLLQTLEEAVGNHNVTIFAPKNEALERQLDPEFKRFLLEPGNLKSLQTLLMFHIIPSRIGLTQWPDSGSGRHHKTLSGNHEHLHLTTHKPTGRKSVNSAQIIRPDDVTRPDGVIHGIESLLIPRSVEDDFNRRRNLRTISAIHPEGAPEVDPRTHRLKKPAPVPAGAPPVLPIYDALAPGPSLAPAPAPGPGGPKHHFDGESQVKDFIHTLLHYGGYNEMADILVNLTSLATEMGRLVSEGYVLTVLAPNDEAMAKLTTDQLSEPGAPEQIVYYHIIPEYQTEESMYNSVKRFGKVRYDTLRLPHKVVAQEADGSVKFGQGDVSAYLFDPDIYTDGRISVQGIDGVLYPTEEEEAKTEKKSAPVVKVAAKPRRGKLMEVACRMLGAHFSTCQ; from the exons ATGGGCTCCCAGATCTATGGTCgctgcttcttcttcgtcttcgcCCTCATCCTCTCCGCCGCCTCCGCCGCATTGCCATCTAACAAATCCTCCACCACGGCGGTCAACTCCAACTCCGTCCTCGTCGCCCTCCTCGACTCGCATTACACCGAGCTGGCCGAGCTCGTCGAGAAGGCCCTCCTCCTCCAGACCCTCGAGGAGGCCGTCGGCAACCACAACGTAACCATCTTCGCCCCCAAAAACGAGGCTTTGGAGCGCCAGCTCGACCCGGAATTCAAGCGGTTCCTGCTCGAACCCGGCAATCTGAAGTCCCTCCAGACGCTGCTCATGTTCCACATTATCCCCAGCCGTATCGGGTTGACCCAGTGGCCGGATTCCGGGTCGGGTCGCCACCACAAGACCCTTTCCGGTAACCACGAGCACCTTCATTTGACAACCCACAAGCCCACCGGCCGCAAATCGGTTAACTCCGCACAAATCATCCGACCCGATGATGTGACCCGACCCGATGGCGTCATCCACGGAATCGAGAGCCTCCTGATCCCGCGCTCCGTCGAGGACGACTTCAACCGGAGGCGGAATCTTCGGACCATATCCGCCATTCATCCCGAGGGAGCTCCCGAGGTCGACCCAAGAACCCACCGCTTGAAGAAGCCGGCTCCGGTTCCAGCCGGCGCCCCGCCTGTTCTGCCGATTTACGACGCTTTGGCTCCCGGTCCGTCTCTAGCTCCGGCTCCCGCCCCCGGACCCGGCGGGCCCAAACATCATTTCGACGGTGAGAGCCAGGTGAAAGACTTCATCCACACTCTCCTCCACTACGGTGGGTACAACGAGATGGCAGACATTCTGGTGAATCTGACGTCTTTGGCGACGGAGATGGGGCGGTTGGTTTCGGAAGGGTACGTGCTGACGGTGCTGGCGCCGAACGACGAGGCGATGGCGAAGCTGACCACGGACCAGCTGAGCGAGCCGGGGGCGCCAGAGCAGATTGTGTACTACCACATCATACCGGAGTACCAGACGGAGGAGAGTATGTATAATTCGGTGAAGAGGTTCGGGAAGGTGCGGTACGACACATTGAGGCTGCCGCATAAAGTGGTGGCGCAGGAGGCTGATGGGTCGGTGAAATTCGGGCAGGGGGACGTTTCGGCGTATTTGTTTGATCCCGATATTTATACGGACGGGAGGATTTCGGTGCAGGGCATTGACGGGGTGCTTTACCcgacggaggaggaggaggccaaAACGGAGAAGAAATCTGCACCGGTTGTTAAGGTTGCTGCTAAGCCCAGGAGAG GGAAATTGATGGAAGTAGCTTGTAGAATGCTTGGAGCTCACTTCTCTACTTGTCAATGA
- the LOC126600840 gene encoding calcium-dependent protein kinase 26-like, translating into MGNNCVGNNCVGSRKDTLIHSVSRSLWWSRSTDGVASRGINSTDATPHLSKNPSEGPLYVQNKAPEAVKIAKGDYKSVQATNQKVKVHPDKPNEPAKPQKHKEETLLARQVTLQKAESKLAPPTIHMGEARPVQVVAKKEETKPAAAANVKPKKPPIVKRVASAGLQVESVLQTKTGHLKEYYNLGQKLGHGQFGTTFLCVEKATGKEYACKSIAKRKLQTTEDVEDVRREIQIMHHLAGNQNVIAIKSAFEDAVAVHVVMELCAGGELFDRIIKRGHYTERKAAQLTRTIVGVIEACHSLGVMHRDLKPENFLFVNEEEDSSLKAIDFGLSIFFKPGDIFGDVVGSPYYVAPEVLRKRYGPEADVWSAGVIIYILLSGVPPFWGETEQEIFEEVLHGDLDFSSDPWPSISESAKDLVQRMLVRNPKKRLTAHQVLCHPWVQVDGVAPDKPLDSAVLSRLKQFSAMNKIKKMALRVIAENLSEEEIAGLKEMFKMIDTDNSGQISFDELRDGLQRFGANLNESEIYDLMKAADVDNSGTIDYGEFIAATLHLNKIEKEDHLFAAFSYFDKDGSGYITQDELEQACEEFGIVDVHLEELIREVDQDNDGRIDYNEFVAMMKKGNADFDKKGLHTSALGVGFREALSVC; encoded by the exons ATGGGGAACAACTGTGTTGGAAACAACTGTGTCGGATCAAGGAAGGATACACTCATCCATTCAGTCTCGAGATCACTCTGGTGGTCGCGATCAACGGATGGTGTTGCCAGTAGAGGAATCAATAGTACTGATGCAACGCCGCATTTGAGTAAGAATCCGTCAGAAGGTCCTCTATACGTTCAAAACAAGGCCCCGGAAGCAGTTAAGATAGCTAAGGGAGACTATAAATCAGTGCAGGCTACAAATCAAAAGGTGAAGGTTCATCCAGACAAGCCTAATGAACCGGCAAAGCCTCAGAAACACAAGGAGGAGACGTTACTTGCGAGGCAAGTAACACTTCAGAAGGCAGAGAGTAAACTAGCACCACCAACAATTCACATGGGAGAGGCTAGACCGGTACAAGTAGTAGCGAAAAAGGAAGAGACTAAGCCAGCAGCGGCGGCAAATGTGAAACCCAAGAAGCCCCCTATTGTCAAGAGGGTGGCAAGCGCAGGGCTTCAGGTCGAGTCTGTCTTGCAAACAAAAACAGGGCATTTGAAGGAGTACTACAATTTGGGCCAAAAGCTCGGACATGGGCAGTTTGGGACAACGTTTCTGTGTGTAGAGAAAGCAACCGGAAAGGAGTATGCTTGTAAATCCATTGCAAAAAGGAAACTCCAGACTAcagaagatgttgaagatgtgAGGAGAGAAATTCAGATTATGCATCACTTAGCAGGGAATCAAAATGTAATTGCGATTAAATCAGCGTTTGAGGATGCTGTTGCGgttcatgttgtcatggaattATGTGCAGGGGGTGAGCTTTTCGATAGGATTATCAAGCGAGGGCATTACACCGAAAGGAAGGCAGCTCAACTGACAAGGACTATAGTTGGAGTTATAGAAGCCTGCCATTCTTTGGGTGTCATGCATCGTGATCTTAAGCCGGAGAACTTTCTTTTTGTCAACGAGGAGGAGGATTCATCACTTAAGGCTATCGATTTTGGACTATCAATATTCTTCAAGCCAG GGGATATATTCGGTGATGTGGTTGGAAGCCCCTATTATGTTGCACCAGAAGTCCTGCGCAAGCGTTATGGTCCAGAAGCAGATGTTTGGAGTGCTGGTGTTATCATTTACATTCTCTTAAGTGGAGTGCCTCCATTTTGGGGTG aAACTGAGCAAGAGATATTTGAAGAGGTGCTGCATGGCGATCTTGATTTCTCATCGGATCCCTGGCCTAGTATTTCTGAAAGTGCCAAAGATCTCGTTCAGAGAATGCTCGTTAGAAACCCAAAAAAGCGGCTAACTGCTCATCAAGTTCTGT GCCACCCATGGGTTCAGGTTGATGGAGTGGCTCCAGACAAGCCTCTTGATTCCGCTGTTTTAAGTCGCTTGAAGCAGTTTTCTGCAatgaacaaaattaagaaaatggcTCTAAGA GTCATTGCAGAGAACCTCTCGGAAGAAGAAATTGCTGGTTTGAAAGAAATGTTCAAGATGATAGATACCGACAATAGCGGTCAAATTAGTTTTGATGAACTCAGAGATGGACTCCAAAGATTTGGAGCTAATCTAAATGAGTCTGAAATATATGATCTTATGAAAGCT GCAGATGTTGACAATAGTGGCACAATTGACTACGGAGAGTTTATAGCTGCAACATTGCATCTAAACAAAATAGAGAAAGAAGACCATTTATTTGCAGCTTTCTCATATTTTGACAAGGACGGCAGTGGCTACATCACACAAGATGAACTTGAACAAGCCTGCGAGGAGTTTGGCATTGTCGATGTTCACTTGGAAGAACTGATCCGAGAAGTCGATCAGGACAAT GACGGGCGAATAGACTACAACGAGTTTGTCGCCATGATGAAGAAAGGCAATGCAGATTTTGATAAGAAGGGGCTTCACACCAGTGCCCTTGGCGTTGGATTTAGGGAGGCACTATCTGTTTGTTAA
- the LOC126600841 gene encoding protein WVD2-like 4: MESENGLTFEDESCVIEEKHVDVSVPDLSKQGKNADGNIEVPAVNGISEPVTKDEGINSSEVVVTATATVQPGKNSKTRKNLHAPNNGFSKSKLAKDKPIVKDATPFPRKERATLSQSQSFPAKGSRTDPMKNSIDVYPVKTEVKRARGKATKVEAPISVSRLNNPTRRASTGVHSKDGNKTGGAAIKRTSLASIPSIRSSPSGKSGSVDTSANSPSNVIQSVDQSLNAVKTTLPIKEDDDAHSVASTTPNGRRISASGFSFRLEERAEKRKEFFTKLEEKIQAKEEEKTNSQAKSKESQEAEIKRLRKSLMFKAAPMPSFYKEPPPKVELKKIPTTRPKSPKLGRNKSSISSLNNSSEVAGVSLSPRLNRELNNSKKGLKTKSEEDVIDPKKPIKKSQTRLHSQETAATKTEAKGTEEETHDQKARTGKTAEARDQSGHLSEFKDEIEPAVSVGQIEEPVLGAPIPEIRPHEVSVGV, translated from the exons ATGGAGTCTGAAAATGGGCTTACATTTGAGGATGAGAGTTGTGTTATTGAGGAAAAACATGTAGATGTATCAGTACCGGATTTGAGCAAACAGGGCAAGAATGCAGATGGTAATATAGAAGTTCCTGCGGTGAACGGAATATCTGAACCTGTGACAAAAGATGAAGGCATTAACTCTTCTGAAGTTGTAGTCACAGCCACTGCGACTGTTCAGCCTggtaaaaattcaaaaactagAAAG AATCTTCATGCTCCGAACAATGGTTTTTCAAAGAGCAAACTGGCCAAGGATAAACCTATTGTGAAAGACGCAACTCCATTCCCTCGTAAGGAGAGGGCAACACTTTCTCAGAGTCAGTCTTTCCCAGCAAAAGGATCTCGTACAGATCCTATGAAAAACAGCATTGATGTGTACCCAGTGAAAACAGAAGTTAAACGCGCTCGAGGAAAAGCAACTAAAGTTGAGGCTCCCATTTCAGTTTCTCGTCTGAATAATCCAACTAGGCGTGCCTCCACAGGAGTTCATTCAAAGGATGGGAACAAAACTGGTGGAGCTGCCATTAAGAGGACTTCTTTAGCATCAATACCCAGCATTAGATCCTCTCCA TCTGGCAAGTCTGGTTCTGTGGATACATCCGCCAATAGCCCATCTAATGTGATCCA ATCAGTTGATCAAAGTTTAAATGCTGTAAAAACAACTCTGCCAATCAAAGAGGACGATGATGCTCACTCCGTTGCTTC TACTACACCTAATGGGCGGAGGATCAGCGCTTCTGGATTTTCCTTCAGGTTGGAAGAACGTGCTGAAAAACGGAAGGAG TTTTTTACAAAGCTAGAAGAGAAGATACAGgctaaggaagaagaaaaaactaaCTCGCAAGCAAAATCAAAG GAGAGTCAGGAAGCAGAGATCAAGCGACTAAGGAAGAGCCTGATGTTTAAGGCGGCGCCCATGCCAAGTTTCTATAAAGAGCCTCCTCCGAAAGTTGAACTCAAGAAG ATTCCAACCACACGTCCAAAATCTCCGAAGCTTGGAAGGAACAAGAGCTCCATTTCTTCACTAAACAATTCTTCAGAAGTTGCTGGGGTGTCTCTTAGCCCACGTCTGAATCGAGAACTGAATAATTCAAAGAAAGGATTAAAGACTAAAAGCGAAGAGGACGTCATAGATCCAAAGAAGCCTATTAAAAAGTCTCAAACTAGGCTTCATTCTCAGGAAACTGCTGCTACCAAAACCGAAGCAAAGGGTACCGAAGAAGAAACACACGACCAGAAAGCGCGCACTGGAAAAACTGCAGAAGCTCGGGACCAATCTGGGCATCTTTCCGAATTCAAAGATGAGATAGAGCCTGCAGTGAGTGTTGGCCAGATCGAAGAACCAGTCCTCGGTGCACCTATCCCCGAGATCAGGCCCCATGAAGTTTCAGTTGGAGTTTAA